The Tolypothrix sp. PCC 7712 region TGGAGAAAATTAACCAGATGTTCCGTAGGGCGGGATGCAAATAGAGATAAACTATAGGGACGGCTCATATGTTCAAAAAATCTTTGCCGCGAAATCATCCCTATATATTTTTCATCTCTGGTAATGATAATTCCTGGTAATAAAGGTTCTTCCTTAAATAGAATAGTTAAATCATTTACTGTACGCGTTACCTCAACGTAAACTGACCACAGTGGTAATTCTTTCAAAGTTGAATTTAATTGTAAGTTCAACTCATGAGCAATTTTCATGCTATGCATCGCCAGCATACTTTCAATCCTTTACCGTTGAAGTAAAATTTTTGGTAATATCTTTTCTACTTAAAGACTTACCATTAAGACCAAAGAAAAACATGGGAACAGGTTTTAATGTTTTGTACAGATGAAATATCTTTCATCTAGCAGAATTGGTATCACACCCCAAACAACCATTGCCACAATTGCAAAGTTGCTCAGACCTTACAACTTATGTTTCCCTGATTCTTAGATAAAATCACAAGACTGCTAAGAAATTATTGCGGTTATGGTATTACCATATATATTAAAAATAGGTAAAAAAATTGCTAATCCTAGTAAAGGATAGCAATAATAACCGAGGTGTAAAATTATTCGTTGCGGTAGGGAATAGAGACTAAGAAATAAAAATTTATCAATGATTTAGGGGAGTTAACAAATAAAACAATATTCTAAACTTTTTACGTAATGGGCATCTTATAGGGCGCAAAATGCTTACCCCAAAACACTGATAATTGATTTTTGGAAAGACCCTATGACTGCTATAGCATAGCAGAAAATTGTAGGTCAAGCTAAAATCAAGCTGAACCAGGGGGTCTTTCAAGTAAAAAATATTCTATACCGTGTTTAGGCAGTCCCAATGAAAAAATTTCACCGCTATGCATGAAAGTCGAGGCGGGGATTTTTACTCAAAACTTTCAAGCTAGGGGAGATGAGGAAGCAGAGGGGAAAAGGGGACAAAGCAAATAACTTTTAACTTTTGACTCAGGACTCAGCACTTCCTACGCATCATCACAGAAGCATAAAAAACCTGGAGCGATCGCAATTCAACTGTCAATTACTTTATCATCGGATGTTGTAGCTTTTGGGTGTGTAACTCCTGGCATTTATGACCACTTCTGACTCTGACACTTGCCAAAAATACCTCATAAGGATAGTGAGTCTTATTCTAATAAGCGACTGCTAGACTATAGCAAGCTAATATGATTAGCCAGATAGGAGAATTGAATGGAAGGCAAAAGATTTATCCACACACTCAGGCTAGAAAATTTCCTGTCTTATGGAAGTGAAGGTGAAGAGATAGAACTGCAACCACTAAATGTATTAATTGGTTCTAATACTTCAGGTAAGTCAAATTTGATTGAAGCTATTGGGATTTTACGGGCAACTCCTAAAGATTTACCAGCAGCCTTTCGACAAGGTGGAGGTATTAGCGAGTTTCTATGGAAAGGGAACAAAGATATTCCCATAGCCAAATTTACAATATCTGTTGATTATCCTAAAGAATTAAAGACTTTATTTTATAGCATAAATTTCACCAAATATCAGCAGAAAATTGAGTTACTAGATGAGGAGATAAAAGATAAAAATTATACATATTTTGACCGCTCTGATATAGATGGAAACCCAAGTTTTACGGTTAAAGAAAAAGATATAAATGGAGTAGAAAAGCTCTATAATGAATTTTGGGATTCAGAATTACTGGAATTGGAGCAGTCAATTTTAGCTCAAGTTCAAGAAGCACGTAAATATCCAGAAATAACCTATATTCGGAATCAATTTTCTCAAATATGTATATATAGAGATTTACCTATAGGTCGTCATTGTGAACCACGAAAACCTCAACAGACTGACTTGCCAGAATATCCTCTACTAGAGGATGGTAGCAATTTAGGTTTGGTTTTAAACAACTTACAAAACCAAATAGGTAGTAGAAAAATTATCGAGAAGCTGAAAAAGTTTTATGATGCAGTTGAAGAACTAAATGTCAGAATATATGGCGGTACAGTACAGATATTTATTCGTGAAGAAGGTCTAGTTCAGCCTATTCCTGCAACTCGTTTATCTGATGGAACACTACGTTATTTATTTCTCATAGCTTTACTGCTTGACCCAACACCACCACCACTTATTTGTCTTGAAGAACCAGAAATAGGGTTGCATCCAGATATTTTACCTACTATCGCAGAAATGTTAATTGAAGCCTCTCAGAGAACACAATTGATTGTGACAACTCATTCTGATGCTTTGGTTTCTGCTTTAAGTGAATATCCAGAATCAGTGTTAGTGTGTGAACGAGATGAAAAAGGCTCTCACCTCCGCCGTCTTGAACCTGATCAACTAAAAAACTGGTTAGAAAATTATACTCTTGGTGACCTTTGGCGGATGGGTGAAATTGGTGGTAATCGATGGTAAAAGAAATTCGGATTTATATTGAAGGTGGTGGTTATGGTAAAAATACAAAAGCTTTAATTAGACAAGGATTTAGTCAGTTATTCAAACCACTTGTTGAATTGGCAAAAAGCCAACGCATTAAATGGGATATTATTATCTGTGGTTCTCGTAATAATGCTTTTCGCAACTTCAAAAATGCTATAAAATCTCATCCAGATGCTTTTAATGTGTTGCTGGTTGATGCGGAAGCACCTGTGAAAATAGATTCTCCTTGGGCACATTTAAAGTTTAGGGATAATTGGGATAAACCAGCAGGAGTTGATGATAGCCATTGCCATTTAATGGTGCAAGCAATGGAAGCTTGGTTGGTAGCAGATATTGAAACTCTCAAAAAATTTTATGGACAAGGATTTAAAGAAAATGCCATTCCCAAAAATTCTAACGTGGAGACGATTGATAAAGAAAGCTTGGAACCAATTCTAAAGTCTGCGACTCGCAGCACTACCAAAGGTGAGTATCACAAAATAAATCATGCATCCAAGCTGTTAGCATTGTTGGATTTAACTAAGATTCGCAATGCTTCGCCTTACTGTGATCGCCTTTTTACCATACTATCTGCAAAAATGGGTGTATCAGCCAACGACCCAAGCGAGTAATAAAAAAATCTAGAGCGATCGCAATTCAAGTATCAATCACGTTATCATCGGATGTTGTGGCTTTCCCGTGCGTAACTCCTAGTATTTATGACAGCTTTTGATTCTGAATTTCAGCCAACGGAATCCAATCATCCAACTGCGCCTCACTCGGACACGCGACTGGTAGACCGCAGCAAGTTGAGCAAGATGTATCAACATTATGTAGAAATGAAGGATAAGTATCTTCATGCGCTGCTGCTATATCGCGTAGGGGATTTCTTTGAAACTTTTTTCCAAGATGCTGTGACTGTATCTCGCGAACTAGAACTAGTTCTGACTAGCAAGCACGGTGGTGAAGTTGGACGGGTGGCGATGACTGGTGTACCTCACCACGCTTGGGAACGCTACACTACCCAATTGGTAGAGAAAGGCTATGCTGTGGTGATTTGTGACCAAGTAGAAGATGCTTCCGAAGCTGTGGGTTTGGTACGGCGTGAGGTAACACGCATCCTTACCCCTGGGACGTTGCTGGAAGAAGGAATGCTGAAAGCAAGTCGTAATAATTACCTGTCTGCTGTGGTAATTGCGGCTAATCATTGGGGTTTAGCCTATGCAGATATATCAACAGGGGAATTTCTCACAACACAAGGAAGTGATTTAGAACACCTCACCCAAGAGTTAATGCGTTTACAGCCTTCCGAGGTGCTGTTTCCTACGAATGCTCCCGATTTAGGTAGCATATTACGTCCGGGAGAAACTTCGCCTCATCTCCCCCAATGTTTACCGCCAGCTTTTTGTTATAGTTTGCGATCGCAAGTACCATTTTCTGCTGGAGAAGCTAGAAGTAGATTATTGCAGAAATTCAAAGTGCGATCGCTCGAAGGTCTGGGTTGTGAACATTTGCCCTTAGCTGTGCGGGCGGCTGGCGGTCTTTTAGAATATTTGGCAGATACGCAAAAAGAAAACTCCGTTCCGCTGCAGTTATTACGCACCTATACCGTCACTGATTATCTCATTGTTGACCATCAAACCCGGCGTAACTTAGAAATTACCCAAACCGTTCGCGATGGGACTTTTCACGGTTCCTTGCTGTGGGCGTTAGATAGAACGAATACCGCTATGGGCGGGCGGGCTTTGCGGCGGTGGTTACTGCAACCACTTATCGATATTAAAGGCATTCAAGCCAGGCAAGATACCATTCAAGAATTAGTCGAAAATACAGCGTTACGTCAAGATTTGCGGCAGTTACTCCGGCAAATTTATGACTTGGAACGGTTAACAGGTAGGGCTGGTTCGGGGACTGCAAATGCTAAAGATTTAGTCGCTTTGGCAGATTCCCTCTCTCGCCTACCAGAATTATCAGAGTTAGTTAGTGAAGCTTATTCTCCCTTTTTAAGGGCTTTGCAGAAAGTGCCCGCAAAATTAGAAGAGTTGGCACAAAAATTACACGCCCATATTGTCGAGTCACCACCCATACATATTAAAGAAGGTGGTTTAATTCGCTCTGGTGTAAATAATTTATTGGATGAGAGTAAAGCTACTGTAGAAGCGGATCAGCAGTGGATTGCTAATTTAGAAGTTGATGAAAGGGCGAGAACGGGCATCCCCACTTTAAAAGTAGGATTTAATAAAACCTTTGGTTACTACATCAGTATTTCTCGTGCTAAATCTGACCAAGTTCCTAGTAATTACATCCGCAAGCAGACGCTGACGAATGAGGAACGTTACATCACTCCCGAATTAAAAGAACGGGAAGCCCGAATTCTTTCCGCCCGTGATGATTTAAATCAGTTGGAATATGAGATTTTTGTCGCCTTGCGGGAAGAAGTGGGAGAACAGGCGGAAGTCATTCGCAATCTGTCGCGCGCTGTGGCGGCGGTAGATGTGTTGTGTGGTTTAGCCGAGTTAGCCGTAAATCAAGGCTATTGTCGCCCGCAAATGGTACCTGGGCGAGAAATTCAAATTGTCGATGGGCGACATCCAGTAGTGGAACAGTCTATACCTTCGGGTTTCTTTGTCCCCAACTCCACACAGTTAGGAGATGAAAGCGCTAAATTATCCTCCTCATCTCCCTCATCTCCCTCATCTCCCTCATCTCCCTCATCTCCCTCATCTCCCTCATCTCCCTCATCTCCCTCATCTCCCTCATCTCCCTCATCTCCCTCATCTCCTGACTTAATTATCCTAACTGGGCCCAATGCTAGCGGTAAGAGTTGTTATTTGCGTCAGGTAGGGTTAATTCAGTTAATGGCGCAAACTGGGAGTTTTGTGCCGGCGAGATTTGCCAAGTTGGGAGTTTGCGATCGCATTTTTACCCGTGTGGGTGCAGTCGATGATTTAGCTACAGGTCAATCTACCTTTATGGTAGAGATGAACGAAACCGCCAATATTCTCAATCATGCCACATTGCGATCGCTCGTACTTTTAGATGAAATTGGTCGCGGAACTGCAACCTTTGATGGGCTATCTATCGCTTGGGCGGTAGCTGAGTATTTAGCAACAGATATCAAAGCCAGAACAATTTTTGCTACCCATTACCACGAGTTAAACGAACTGGCAGGAATGTTAGCAAATGTGGCTAATTATCAGGTGACAGTCAAAGAATTACCCGACCAAATTATCTTTTTACACCAAGTTCAACCAGGGGGCGCTGATAAATCTTACGGTATTGAAGCGGGTAGGTTAGCGGGTTTACCAGCTGTGGTTATTAAACGAGCAAAACAAGTCATGGGGCAAATCGAAAAGCACAGTAAAATTGCGATGGGCTTACAAAATCTTGATTAGAAAGGGGCATTGGGCATGGGGCATAGGGCATGGGGGTTAGGTAATTGGTAATTGGAATGCTCTTAATTGTCATACCAATTTATACCAACTTAAAAAAAGAATGTGACAAATAGGTAGGGGCACAGCAGTGCTGTGCCCTCCGAGTGATTTATTTGTTGCCACCATTCCATGATTCCTCTACACCTTGACGGATGGCATAATTCATATGTTATTTCCATAAATTGCGGAAATTGGATGATTATAACTCATCGTTCGCGTAATCGATTCTGAAAATAAAGAATTCATCAAAATGGTTAAAAGGCTTACAACAAAAGGATTAATCGCATCAAACTTTTATCCATATACCCTTTAGAGGCGTGGTTAGTTCACAGTGCGATGACGGTGCGATCGCACCGATACATTCAGATTCCTACTGAAATCTTTGAGGGAAATCGGGTAAGTGTAAGCTTTCTATTCTGATTACCAAAACCAAAGCTATATATAGTAGGAATTTCATGGTTTTTTGGGAATTAATTATTTCCGATTTGGATTACGCGAATGGTGAGTTATAAAATCTAGATTTGTTTGTAGGATATTTTTAATTTTAATAAGAAAATTGCAAAATAAGAGGATATTGATCCAGTAAAAATAAAATAACTGTAGGGGAGCCAGTCGTGTAGGTGGGTACCCCAACTTGAACAAACTGGCGTTGTGTTATGCGCTGATTTTTATAAATTACGCCTAATGTGAATTAAAGAAGTTGAGATTGGAAAGTGAGAACATTAATCCCAAAACGTAGACGAAGCAACAAACGTAGTGTGTGAGATGCAATCTTGGCAGCAATATCCCGCTTTTGTCACTCTCCGGGAGGGCGATCGCTAGAAGCCCGATGAGGCAATCAATACAAGCTATACTATTAGAAAAAAGTTGGTCTTGTATTTGTTATTAGAAAATAATCGCGCAAACGCTTGTTATACAAAAGCTCTAGAATTCAGAAATGGCAAAAGTTTTCGGAGAGTGACAGAACAGGGATATGTACGCAAAAACCATCAACAGTTTTGTTGAGTAGGCGTTCGGGATTACGCCCAGTATTTTGAATTTCATGAAAAACGCCTTCTACACGTTGGCGAACACGACTAATAAAACGTTTCAAGGTATGAGAATGTTGAAGATGTTGGTTATCGCGGGTAAGCGTCCAGATCCGATTACCAGTGCGACGAGCGATCGCGGCCCAATACGGTTCGGATAAGTATTTTGTATCTCCCTCGTGATTTGGGAAAAGGGCAATGGGAAAAGGGGTAAGGGTAAATTCAATACTTACCCCTTTTCCCTTTCCCCCTTAACCGAACTGTATTGGCAGTCAACCGTCAACCGTCAACAATTAATATTTGAATTTCTACCACAAGTAAGACCCGCAAAGAAGCTATTATTTGCAACGATCGCACCTAATAGTATCGAGAGGACTTCATGCAAATTCAAACACCAGACTGGGTAAAGCACGCGGTTTTCTACCAAATTTTTCCTGATCGCTTTGCTAGAAGTAAACAGCCTCGCAAACGTTTATTGCATGAGGCCCGGTGGGAAGATTGGGAAGCCATGCCAACGCTGCAAGGTTACAAAGGGGGCGATTTATGGGGCATTCTGGAAGGTCTAGATTACATCCAGGATCTAGGAATTAACGCCATCTACTTTACACCCATCTTTCAATCTGCGAGTAATCACCGCTACCATACCCACGATTATTATCAGGTTGATCCGCTGTTAGGGGGTAATGAAGCTTTTAAGGGATTACTAGACGCAGCCCATCAGCGCCATATCAAAGTTGTGTTAGATGGAGTATTTAACCACTCCAGTCGCGGCTTTTTCTTTTTTCACGATGTTTTAGAAAATGGCCCTCATTCTCCTTGGGTAAATTGGTTTAAAGTTGAAGGCTGGCCTCTTTCAGCTTACAACGGAGACTTTCCTGCCAACTATGAAGGCTGGGCGGGAAATCGGGCTTTACCAGTATTTAACCACGACAACCCCGAAGTCAAAGAATATATTATGGAAATTGCCGAATATTGGATTAAATTCGGCATTGACGGTTGGCGGTTAGATGTGCCATTTGAAATTAAAACACCTGGATTTTGGCAAGAATTTCGCGATCGCGTCAAAGCAATTAATCCCGAAGCTTATATTGTGGGTGAAGTCTGGGGAGATTCCCGCGAGTGGCTAGATGGTACCCAATTTGACGGCGTAATGAATTATCTGTTTGCTGGGCCAACCATCGCCTTTGCTGCAGGTGATCGCGTAGTCTTAGATCAAGTGCAAAGCCGTGACTATAAACCCTATCCACCTTTATTTGCAGCTGAGTATGCTGCCCAAATTCAAGAAGTATTGCAACTGTACCCTTGGGAAATTCAGCTGACGCAATTAAACTTGCTAGCGAGTCACGATACCGCCCGATTACTGACAATTTCTGGTGGTGATGTAGCCAGTGTAGAATTAGCAACCCTCCTCTTGCTGACATTTCCTGGTGCGCCTAGTATTTACTATGGTGATGAAGTTGGTTTACCAGGTGCCATAGATCCTGATTCTCGCCGTGGCTTTCCTTTAGAAGCTAGCTGGAATCGTGAAATCCTCCAGACTCACCGCCAATTAATTGCCCTGCGCCACACCTACCCAGCTTTACGGACAGGCGATTACCAAGTAATTTATGCCCAAGGCGCACTGTATGTATTTGCCAGAACCTTAGGCACAGAAGAATTAATTATTGCCGTTAACACAGGTACAGCATCAACAAACGCAAATATTGACATTAATAATTTGCGTACTCAA contains the following coding sequences:
- a CDS encoding AAA family ATPase, encoding MEGKRFIHTLRLENFLSYGSEGEEIELQPLNVLIGSNTSGKSNLIEAIGILRATPKDLPAAFRQGGGISEFLWKGNKDIPIAKFTISVDYPKELKTLFYSINFTKYQQKIELLDEEIKDKNYTYFDRSDIDGNPSFTVKEKDINGVEKLYNEFWDSELLELEQSILAQVQEARKYPEITYIRNQFSQICIYRDLPIGRHCEPRKPQQTDLPEYPLLEDGSNLGLVLNNLQNQIGSRKIIEKLKKFYDAVEELNVRIYGGTVQIFIREEGLVQPIPATRLSDGTLRYLFLIALLLDPTPPPLICLEEPEIGLHPDILPTIAEMLIEASQRTQLIVTTHSDALVSALSEYPESVLVCERDEKGSHLRRLEPDQLKNWLENYTLGDLWRMGEIGGNRW
- a CDS encoding DUF4276 family protein; the protein is MVKEIRIYIEGGGYGKNTKALIRQGFSQLFKPLVELAKSQRIKWDIIICGSRNNAFRNFKNAIKSHPDAFNVLLVDAEAPVKIDSPWAHLKFRDNWDKPAGVDDSHCHLMVQAMEAWLVADIETLKKFYGQGFKENAIPKNSNVETIDKESLEPILKSATRSTTKGEYHKINHASKLLALLDLTKIRNASPYCDRLFTILSAKMGVSANDPSE
- the mutS gene encoding DNA mismatch repair protein MutS; translated protein: MTAFDSEFQPTESNHPTAPHSDTRLVDRSKLSKMYQHYVEMKDKYLHALLLYRVGDFFETFFQDAVTVSRELELVLTSKHGGEVGRVAMTGVPHHAWERYTTQLVEKGYAVVICDQVEDASEAVGLVRREVTRILTPGTLLEEGMLKASRNNYLSAVVIAANHWGLAYADISTGEFLTTQGSDLEHLTQELMRLQPSEVLFPTNAPDLGSILRPGETSPHLPQCLPPAFCYSLRSQVPFSAGEARSRLLQKFKVRSLEGLGCEHLPLAVRAAGGLLEYLADTQKENSVPLQLLRTYTVTDYLIVDHQTRRNLEITQTVRDGTFHGSLLWALDRTNTAMGGRALRRWLLQPLIDIKGIQARQDTIQELVENTALRQDLRQLLRQIYDLERLTGRAGSGTANAKDLVALADSLSRLPELSELVSEAYSPFLRALQKVPAKLEELAQKLHAHIVESPPIHIKEGGLIRSGVNNLLDESKATVEADQQWIANLEVDERARTGIPTLKVGFNKTFGYYISISRAKSDQVPSNYIRKQTLTNEERYITPELKEREARILSARDDLNQLEYEIFVALREEVGEQAEVIRNLSRAVAAVDVLCGLAELAVNQGYCRPQMVPGREIQIVDGRHPVVEQSIPSGFFVPNSTQLGDESAKLSSSSPSSPSSPSSPSSPSSPSSPSSPSSPSSPSSPSSPDLIILTGPNASGKSCYLRQVGLIQLMAQTGSFVPARFAKLGVCDRIFTRVGAVDDLATGQSTFMVEMNETANILNHATLRSLVLLDEIGRGTATFDGLSIAWAVAEYLATDIKARTIFATHYHELNELAGMLANVANYQVTVKELPDQIIFLHQVQPGGADKSYGIEAGRLAGLPAVVIKRAKQVMGQIEKHSKIAMGLQNLD
- a CDS encoding glycoside hydrolase family 13 protein; the encoded protein is MQIQTPDWVKHAVFYQIFPDRFARSKQPRKRLLHEARWEDWEAMPTLQGYKGGDLWGILEGLDYIQDLGINAIYFTPIFQSASNHRYHTHDYYQVDPLLGGNEAFKGLLDAAHQRHIKVVLDGVFNHSSRGFFFFHDVLENGPHSPWVNWFKVEGWPLSAYNGDFPANYEGWAGNRALPVFNHDNPEVKEYIMEIAEYWIKFGIDGWRLDVPFEIKTPGFWQEFRDRVKAINPEAYIVGEVWGDSREWLDGTQFDGVMNYLFAGPTIAFAAGDRVVLDQVQSRDYKPYPPLFAAEYAAQIQEVLQLYPWEIQLTQLNLLASHDTARLLTISGGDVASVELATLLLLTFPGAPSIYYGDEVGLPGAIDPDSRRGFPLEASWNREILQTHRQLIALRHTYPALRTGDYQVIYAQGALYVFARTLGTEELIIAVNTGTASTNANIDINNLRTQPNKLVYGNAEVTWDNPGETQQLSLSLPPRAGCILSVS